In the genome of Paenibacillus pabuli, one region contains:
- the atpG gene encoding ATP synthase F1 subunit gamma, with protein sequence MAKGMREIKRQIKSVQSTKQITKAMEMVAAAKLRKAQEKAEAARPYSEKLKEVVASIAKSTQGVQHPMLESRPVKKTAYLVITSDRGLAGGYNANILRQVNLTLKEKHNSQNDYELFVIGRKGRDYFKRREMAMTSTITDLSDSPSFADIKSIAHEAVQGFELGKFDELYICYNRFVNALTQIPTVEKLLPMETPEVTAAEGPTASYEYEPSPEAVLEVLLPRYAETLIYGALLNGKASELGAKMTAMGNATKNASKLINDLSLTYNRARQAAITQEITEIVAGANAAQS encoded by the coding sequence ATGGCAAAAGGCATGCGCGAAATAAAGCGGCAAATTAAAAGCGTACAAAGCACCAAGCAGATCACCAAAGCAATGGAGATGGTAGCTGCCGCAAAACTGCGTAAAGCGCAGGAAAAAGCGGAAGCAGCTCGTCCTTATTCGGAGAAGCTGAAAGAAGTTGTGGCAAGTATTGCAAAAAGCACGCAAGGAGTTCAGCATCCGATGCTGGAAAGTCGTCCGGTCAAAAAGACAGCTTATCTGGTTATTACATCGGACCGCGGTCTTGCGGGTGGTTACAATGCGAATATTTTGCGTCAGGTGAACCTGACACTCAAAGAAAAACACAACTCTCAGAATGACTACGAATTGTTCGTCATTGGACGTAAGGGACGCGATTATTTTAAACGGCGTGAAATGGCGATGACATCCACGATAACGGATCTTTCCGATTCGCCATCATTTGCAGATATCAAATCCATCGCACACGAAGCTGTGCAAGGATTTGAATTGGGTAAATTTGATGAATTGTACATTTGTTATAACCGCTTTGTGAATGCGTTGACCCAGATTCCTACAGTGGAAAAACTTCTACCAATGGAAACACCTGAGGTAACTGCTGCAGAAGGACCGACTGCAAGCTACGAGTATGAGCCGTCTCCTGAAGCTGTACTGGAGGTTTTGCTTCCGCGTTATGCGGAAACGCTGATCTATGGTGCACTTCTGAACGGTAAAGCGAGTGAGCTGGGCGCGAAAATGACGGCCATGGGTAATGCAACCAAAAATGCATCCAAACTCATTAATGACTTGTCATTGACCTATAACCGTGCCCGTCAAGCGGCGATTACGCAGGAGATTACAGAAATTGTGGCAGGTGCCAACGCAGCACAAAGCTAA